A genome region from Acidobacteriota bacterium includes the following:
- a CDS encoding 50S ribosomal protein L1: MPHTGKKIQKAREQVETRAYTLAEAVPLLQKVKHTKFDETVELNIRLGVDPKHADQMVRGTVVLPHGLGKSKRVLVIASGEKAAEAKAAGADFVGGEELVDKIQKESWTDYDAVVATPDMMRLVGKLGKVLGPRGLMPNPKTGTVTTDLTKAVAEIKAGKVEFRTDKQGLVHTAVGKISFPPERLVENAETLLHSIARAKPPAAKGKYLRSITLSSTMGPGIALDTAAVEAVAKA, from the coding sequence ATGCCTCATACCGGAAAAAAGATTCAGAAAGCCCGCGAACAGGTCGAGACGCGCGCCTACACGCTCGCCGAGGCGGTTCCCCTGCTGCAGAAAGTCAAGCACACCAAGTTTGACGAAACCGTCGAGCTCAATATCCGCCTGGGCGTGGATCCCAAGCATGCCGATCAGATGGTGCGCGGCACTGTCGTGCTGCCCCACGGCCTGGGCAAAAGCAAGCGCGTGCTGGTGATCGCCAGCGGTGAAAAAGCCGCCGAGGCGAAAGCCGCCGGCGCGGACTTCGTGGGCGGCGAAGAACTGGTCGACAAGATCCAGAAAGAGAGCTGGACCGACTACGACGCCGTCGTGGCCACGCCCGACATGATGCGTCTGGTGGGCAAGCTGGGCAAGGTGCTCGGCCCGCGCGGCCTCATGCCCAACCCCAAGACCGGCACTGTCACCACGGATCTGACCAAAGCGGTCGCGGAGATCAAGGCCGGCAAGGTCGAGTTCCGCACCGATAAGCAGGGGCTGGTACACACGGCGGTGGGCAAGATTTCGTTTCCGCCCGAGCGGCTGGTGGAAAACGCGGAGACGCTGCTGCACAGCATCGCCCGCGCCAAGCCGCCCGCGGCCAAGGGCAAATACCTGCGCAGCATCACCCTGAGCTCGACCATGGGCCCGGGCATTGCGCTCGATACCGCCGCCGTCGAAGC